The Oncorhynchus mykiss isolate Arlee chromosome 28, USDA_OmykA_1.1, whole genome shotgun sequence genome includes a window with the following:
- the LOC110508371 gene encoding transcriptional repressor p66 alpha isoform X1, giving the protein MWQFFSRSRSFLPCVTGQTRGLSEGMSEEAVRQTRSQKRALVREVPPTESDRKKPKLDRAETGAPDQDDESSTKPKPQPETTKDDLDQFKHVVMPEKAPELPKLKLSLVLPSQPAKEPERDRAPKRSDPSLDNWTERNDHSDQVRVKSEVPLDGRNRTVKSEPMVASGMMTATEVKATIKVEVQTREQALDMSTSRGALKREKCSLSPDDDVIVLSANDSCSPPMNGLNHLKELNTDLLMKTSPEDRDRIIKQLKEELRQEEAKLVLLKKLRQSQIQKDTLQKVWTHIAKPSVLSGSAAPPSLIRGSITASKGSQQVGSSRSSGTVIPPPLVRGGQQISSKHGSHNSQIIMPPLVRGAQPIAVSPQQIQSLRQQQLSGSGSGGSGPPPLLLASRANVPGTQAQRGLIRVGNVNNTSLLVNISQASATNMKGPSMTSQSGNSSVSVVNVNDSPAACQAAAKQALRKQLEKTLLEIPPPKLPTPELNFLPSAANNEFIYLVGLEDVVQNLLDSMMRAKTGKPPVKPSIKEPFTCTQCSTDFTCRWRQDKAKGGTILCADCMSSNQNKALKAEHTNRLKAAFVKALQQEQEIEQQILQQAAAPVSHTPSSSFSSSSTSPSVKAEHLVSQQLKQAQAQARASSLHHHHQQHNRGQSIARHHSTNIKQGQLSRGGVPSVGVRGASHSFSSSQLQSAVAAAGLVSRPGKHAHVRSAAQGSKGSSSGNSSSGSAQATAWRKQNNINTGVTMAYVNPSLSVHKTSSTVDARQREYLLDMIPSRSISQTANTWK; this is encoded by the exons ATGTGGCAGTTTTTTTCCCGAAGCCGTAGCTTCCTGCCGTGCGTCACTGGGCAGACAAGGggcctgagtga GGGGATGTCTGAGGAGGCTGTTCGCCAGACGCGCAGTCAGAAGAGGGCGCTAGTGAGAGAAGTCCCTCCCACTGAGtctgaccgcaagaagcccaaactaGACCGGGCAGAGACTGGAGCTCCAGACCAGGATGATGAGAGCTCAACTAAACCGAAACCACAACCCGAAACCACAAAAGATGACCTAGACCAATTTAAACATGTGGTCATGCCTGAGAAGGCACCAGAACTACCCAAGTTAAAATTATCGCTAGTGTTACCATCCCAACCAGCAAAGGAGCCAGAGCGGGACCGGGCCCCGAAACGGTCAGATCCAAGCTTAGACAACTGGACTGAGAGGAATGACCACAGCGACCAGGTCAGGGTGAAGAGTGAGGTGCCTCTAGATGGGCGGAACAGGACCGTGAAGTCTGAACCGATGGTGGCTAGTGGTATGATGACGGCAACGGAGGTGAAGGCTACCATTAAAGTTGAGGTCCAGACAAGAGAGCAGGCGCTGGACATGAGCACCTCTAGAGG CGCTTTAAAGAGGGAGAAGTGTTCCCTGTCCCCAGACGATGATGTCATTGTCCTGTCGGCTAATGACTCCTGCAGTCCGCCAATGAACGGCTTGAACCACCTCAAGGAGCTGAACACAGACCTACTTATG AAGACCAGTCCAGAGGACAGGGATCGCATCATAAAGCAGTTGAAAGAGGAGCTGAGGCAGGAGGAGGCCAAGCTGGTGCTGCTGAAGAAACTACGACAGAGCCAGATACAGAAGGACACACTGCAGAAGGTATGGACGCATATAGCCAAG CCATCAGTATTGTCAGGTTCTGCAGCTCCTCCATCTCTGATCCGGGGATCCATTACAGCCAGCAAAGGCTCCCAGCAG GTGGGGTCAAGTAGGAGTTCAGGCACAGTCATTCCTCCTCCTCTGGTGAGGGGCGGGCAGCAGATCTCCTCCAAGCATGGGTCCCACAACTCCCAGATCATCATGCCACCCCTAGTTAGAGGGGCACAG CCAATTGCtgtgtctcctcagcagatccaGTCTCTCCGGCAGCAGCAACTGTCAGGGTCTGGCTCTGGAGGCTCTGGCCCCCCTCCCCTGCTGCTGGCCTCCAGGGCCAACGTACCCGGCACCCAGGCCCAGAGAGGCCTCATCAGGGTGGGAAACGTCAACAATACCAGCCTGCTGGTCAACATCTCACAG GCCTCCGCAACTAACATGAAGGGTCCTTCTATGACCTCCCAGTCTGGAAACAGCAGTGTGTCTGTGGTCAACGTGAACGACTCTCCTGCTGCCTGTCAGGCCGCAGCTAAGCAAGCCCTGCGTAAGCAGCTGGAGAAGACCCTTCTGGAGATCCCTCCTCCCAAACTTCCCACCCCAGAGCTAAACTTCCTGCCCTCGGCAGCCAACAACGAGTTCATCTACCTGGTGGGCCTGGAGGATGTGGTGCAGAACTTGCTGGACTCCATGATGAGAG CTAAAACAGGGAAGCCCCCGGTCAAGCCCTCCATCAAAGAGCCCTTCACCTGCACCCAGTGCAGCACCGATTTTACCTGCCGTTGGAGGCAAGACAAGGCCAAGGGCGGGACCATCCTCTGTGCGGATTGCATGTCCTCCAATCAGAATAAGGCCCTGAAGGCCGAGCACACCAATCGGCTGAAGGCTGCGTTTGTCAAGGCCCTGCAGCAGGAACAGGAGATAGAGCAGCAGATCCTCCAGCAGGCTGCCGCCCCCGTCTctcacaccccctcctcctctttctcctcctcatccACCTCTCCGTCGGTGAAGGCGGAGCATCTAGTGTCCCAGCAACTGAAACAGGCCCAGGCCCAGGCTAGGGCCTCCTCTCTGCATCACCATCACCAACAGCACAACAGAGGACAGAGCATTGCACGCCACCACTCAACCAACATCAAACAG GGCCAGCTCTCCCGTGGCGGTGTCCCGTCTGTGGGGGTGAGGGGCGCGTCccactctttctcctcctctcagctgcaGAGTGCAGTGGCCGCTGCAGGCTTGGTCAGCCGGCCAGGTAAGCATGCCCATGTGCGCTCGGCTGCCCAGGGTTCAAAGGGCAGCTCCAGTGGGAACAGCAGCAGTGGTAGCGCCCAAGCCACTGCATGGAGGAAGCAGAACAACATCAACACAG gtGTGACCATGGCCTATGTGAACCCCAGCCTGTCAGTCCATAAGACCTCGTCCACAGTGGACGCCCGCCAGAGAGAGTACCTCCTGGACATGATCCCCTCGCGCTCCATCTCCCAGACAGCTAACACGTGGAAATAA
- the LOC110508371 gene encoding transcriptional repressor p66 alpha isoform X3 — MWQFFSRSRSFLPCVTGQTRGLSEGMSEEAVRQTRSQKRALVREVPPTESDRKKPKLDRAETGAPDQDDESSTKPKPQPETTKDDLDQFKHVVMPEKAPELPKLKLSLVLPSQPAKEPERDRAPKRSDPSLDNWTERNDHSDQVRVKSEVPLDGRNRTVKSEPMVASGMMTATEVKATIKVEVQTREQALDMSTSRGALKREKCSLSPDDDVIVLSANDSCSPPMNGLNHLKELNTDLLMKTSPEDRDRIIKQLKEELRQEEAKLVLLKKLRQSQIQKDTLQKVWTHIAKPSVLSGSAAPPSLIRGSITASKGSQQVGSSRSSGTVIPPPLVRGGQQISSKHGSHNSQIIMPPLVRGAQQIQSLRQQQLSGSGSGGSGPPPLLLASRANVPGTQAQRGLIRVGNVNNTSLLVNISQASATNMKGPSMTSQSGNSSVSVVNVNDSPAACQAAAKQALRKQLEKTLLEIPPPKLPTPELNFLPSAANNEFIYLVGLEDVVQNLLDSMMRAKTGKPPVKPSIKEPFTCTQCSTDFTCRWRQDKAKGGTILCADCMSSNQNKALKAEHTNRLKAAFVKALQQEQEIEQQILQQAAAPVSHTPSSSFSSSSTSPSVKAEHLVSQQLKQAQAQARASSLHHHHQQHNRGQSIARHHSTNIKQGQLSRGGVPSVGVRGASHSFSSSQLQSAVAAAGLVSRPGKHAHVRSAAQGSKGSSSGNSSSGSAQATAWRKQNNINTGVTMAYVNPSLSVHKTSSTVDARQREYLLDMIPSRSISQTANTWK; from the exons ATGTGGCAGTTTTTTTCCCGAAGCCGTAGCTTCCTGCCGTGCGTCACTGGGCAGACAAGGggcctgagtga GGGGATGTCTGAGGAGGCTGTTCGCCAGACGCGCAGTCAGAAGAGGGCGCTAGTGAGAGAAGTCCCTCCCACTGAGtctgaccgcaagaagcccaaactaGACCGGGCAGAGACTGGAGCTCCAGACCAGGATGATGAGAGCTCAACTAAACCGAAACCACAACCCGAAACCACAAAAGATGACCTAGACCAATTTAAACATGTGGTCATGCCTGAGAAGGCACCAGAACTACCCAAGTTAAAATTATCGCTAGTGTTACCATCCCAACCAGCAAAGGAGCCAGAGCGGGACCGGGCCCCGAAACGGTCAGATCCAAGCTTAGACAACTGGACTGAGAGGAATGACCACAGCGACCAGGTCAGGGTGAAGAGTGAGGTGCCTCTAGATGGGCGGAACAGGACCGTGAAGTCTGAACCGATGGTGGCTAGTGGTATGATGACGGCAACGGAGGTGAAGGCTACCATTAAAGTTGAGGTCCAGACAAGAGAGCAGGCGCTGGACATGAGCACCTCTAGAGG CGCTTTAAAGAGGGAGAAGTGTTCCCTGTCCCCAGACGATGATGTCATTGTCCTGTCGGCTAATGACTCCTGCAGTCCGCCAATGAACGGCTTGAACCACCTCAAGGAGCTGAACACAGACCTACTTATG AAGACCAGTCCAGAGGACAGGGATCGCATCATAAAGCAGTTGAAAGAGGAGCTGAGGCAGGAGGAGGCCAAGCTGGTGCTGCTGAAGAAACTACGACAGAGCCAGATACAGAAGGACACACTGCAGAAGGTATGGACGCATATAGCCAAG CCATCAGTATTGTCAGGTTCTGCAGCTCCTCCATCTCTGATCCGGGGATCCATTACAGCCAGCAAAGGCTCCCAGCAG GTGGGGTCAAGTAGGAGTTCAGGCACAGTCATTCCTCCTCCTCTGGTGAGGGGCGGGCAGCAGATCTCCTCCAAGCATGGGTCCCACAACTCCCAGATCATCATGCCACCCCTAGTTAGAGGGGCACAG cagatccaGTCTCTCCGGCAGCAGCAACTGTCAGGGTCTGGCTCTGGAGGCTCTGGCCCCCCTCCCCTGCTGCTGGCCTCCAGGGCCAACGTACCCGGCACCCAGGCCCAGAGAGGCCTCATCAGGGTGGGAAACGTCAACAATACCAGCCTGCTGGTCAACATCTCACAG GCCTCCGCAACTAACATGAAGGGTCCTTCTATGACCTCCCAGTCTGGAAACAGCAGTGTGTCTGTGGTCAACGTGAACGACTCTCCTGCTGCCTGTCAGGCCGCAGCTAAGCAAGCCCTGCGTAAGCAGCTGGAGAAGACCCTTCTGGAGATCCCTCCTCCCAAACTTCCCACCCCAGAGCTAAACTTCCTGCCCTCGGCAGCCAACAACGAGTTCATCTACCTGGTGGGCCTGGAGGATGTGGTGCAGAACTTGCTGGACTCCATGATGAGAG CTAAAACAGGGAAGCCCCCGGTCAAGCCCTCCATCAAAGAGCCCTTCACCTGCACCCAGTGCAGCACCGATTTTACCTGCCGTTGGAGGCAAGACAAGGCCAAGGGCGGGACCATCCTCTGTGCGGATTGCATGTCCTCCAATCAGAATAAGGCCCTGAAGGCCGAGCACACCAATCGGCTGAAGGCTGCGTTTGTCAAGGCCCTGCAGCAGGAACAGGAGATAGAGCAGCAGATCCTCCAGCAGGCTGCCGCCCCCGTCTctcacaccccctcctcctctttctcctcctcatccACCTCTCCGTCGGTGAAGGCGGAGCATCTAGTGTCCCAGCAACTGAAACAGGCCCAGGCCCAGGCTAGGGCCTCCTCTCTGCATCACCATCACCAACAGCACAACAGAGGACAGAGCATTGCACGCCACCACTCAACCAACATCAAACAG GGCCAGCTCTCCCGTGGCGGTGTCCCGTCTGTGGGGGTGAGGGGCGCGTCccactctttctcctcctctcagctgcaGAGTGCAGTGGCCGCTGCAGGCTTGGTCAGCCGGCCAGGTAAGCATGCCCATGTGCGCTCGGCTGCCCAGGGTTCAAAGGGCAGCTCCAGTGGGAACAGCAGCAGTGGTAGCGCCCAAGCCACTGCATGGAGGAAGCAGAACAACATCAACACAG gtGTGACCATGGCCTATGTGAACCCCAGCCTGTCAGTCCATAAGACCTCGTCCACAGTGGACGCCCGCCAGAGAGAGTACCTCCTGGACATGATCCCCTCGCGCTCCATCTCCCAGACAGCTAACACGTGGAAATAA
- the LOC110508371 gene encoding transcriptional repressor p66 alpha isoform X2 yields the protein MWQFFSRSRSFLPCVTGQTRGLSEGMSEEAVRQTRSQKRALVREVPPTESDRKKPKLDRAETGAPDQDDESSTKPKPQPETTKDDLDQFKHVVMPEKAPELPKLKLSLVLPSQPAKEPERDRAPKRSDPSLDNWTERNDHSDQVRVKSEVPLDGRNRTVKSEPMVASGMMTATEVKATIKVEVQTREQALDMSTSRGALKREKCSLSPDDDVIVLSANDSCSPPMNGLNHLKELNTDLLMKTSPEDRDRIIKQLKEELRQEEAKLVLLKKLRQSQIQKDTLQKPSVLSGSAAPPSLIRGSITASKGSQQVGSSRSSGTVIPPPLVRGGQQISSKHGSHNSQIIMPPLVRGAQPIAVSPQQIQSLRQQQLSGSGSGGSGPPPLLLASRANVPGTQAQRGLIRVGNVNNTSLLVNISQASATNMKGPSMTSQSGNSSVSVVNVNDSPAACQAAAKQALRKQLEKTLLEIPPPKLPTPELNFLPSAANNEFIYLVGLEDVVQNLLDSMMRAKTGKPPVKPSIKEPFTCTQCSTDFTCRWRQDKAKGGTILCADCMSSNQNKALKAEHTNRLKAAFVKALQQEQEIEQQILQQAAAPVSHTPSSSFSSSSTSPSVKAEHLVSQQLKQAQAQARASSLHHHHQQHNRGQSIARHHSTNIKQGQLSRGGVPSVGVRGASHSFSSSQLQSAVAAAGLVSRPGKHAHVRSAAQGSKGSSSGNSSSGSAQATAWRKQNNINTGVTMAYVNPSLSVHKTSSTVDARQREYLLDMIPSRSISQTANTWK from the exons ATGTGGCAGTTTTTTTCCCGAAGCCGTAGCTTCCTGCCGTGCGTCACTGGGCAGACAAGGggcctgagtga GGGGATGTCTGAGGAGGCTGTTCGCCAGACGCGCAGTCAGAAGAGGGCGCTAGTGAGAGAAGTCCCTCCCACTGAGtctgaccgcaagaagcccaaactaGACCGGGCAGAGACTGGAGCTCCAGACCAGGATGATGAGAGCTCAACTAAACCGAAACCACAACCCGAAACCACAAAAGATGACCTAGACCAATTTAAACATGTGGTCATGCCTGAGAAGGCACCAGAACTACCCAAGTTAAAATTATCGCTAGTGTTACCATCCCAACCAGCAAAGGAGCCAGAGCGGGACCGGGCCCCGAAACGGTCAGATCCAAGCTTAGACAACTGGACTGAGAGGAATGACCACAGCGACCAGGTCAGGGTGAAGAGTGAGGTGCCTCTAGATGGGCGGAACAGGACCGTGAAGTCTGAACCGATGGTGGCTAGTGGTATGATGACGGCAACGGAGGTGAAGGCTACCATTAAAGTTGAGGTCCAGACAAGAGAGCAGGCGCTGGACATGAGCACCTCTAGAGG CGCTTTAAAGAGGGAGAAGTGTTCCCTGTCCCCAGACGATGATGTCATTGTCCTGTCGGCTAATGACTCCTGCAGTCCGCCAATGAACGGCTTGAACCACCTCAAGGAGCTGAACACAGACCTACTTATG AAGACCAGTCCAGAGGACAGGGATCGCATCATAAAGCAGTTGAAAGAGGAGCTGAGGCAGGAGGAGGCCAAGCTGGTGCTGCTGAAGAAACTACGACAGAGCCAGATACAGAAGGACACACTGCAGAAG CCATCAGTATTGTCAGGTTCTGCAGCTCCTCCATCTCTGATCCGGGGATCCATTACAGCCAGCAAAGGCTCCCAGCAG GTGGGGTCAAGTAGGAGTTCAGGCACAGTCATTCCTCCTCCTCTGGTGAGGGGCGGGCAGCAGATCTCCTCCAAGCATGGGTCCCACAACTCCCAGATCATCATGCCACCCCTAGTTAGAGGGGCACAG CCAATTGCtgtgtctcctcagcagatccaGTCTCTCCGGCAGCAGCAACTGTCAGGGTCTGGCTCTGGAGGCTCTGGCCCCCCTCCCCTGCTGCTGGCCTCCAGGGCCAACGTACCCGGCACCCAGGCCCAGAGAGGCCTCATCAGGGTGGGAAACGTCAACAATACCAGCCTGCTGGTCAACATCTCACAG GCCTCCGCAACTAACATGAAGGGTCCTTCTATGACCTCCCAGTCTGGAAACAGCAGTGTGTCTGTGGTCAACGTGAACGACTCTCCTGCTGCCTGTCAGGCCGCAGCTAAGCAAGCCCTGCGTAAGCAGCTGGAGAAGACCCTTCTGGAGATCCCTCCTCCCAAACTTCCCACCCCAGAGCTAAACTTCCTGCCCTCGGCAGCCAACAACGAGTTCATCTACCTGGTGGGCCTGGAGGATGTGGTGCAGAACTTGCTGGACTCCATGATGAGAG CTAAAACAGGGAAGCCCCCGGTCAAGCCCTCCATCAAAGAGCCCTTCACCTGCACCCAGTGCAGCACCGATTTTACCTGCCGTTGGAGGCAAGACAAGGCCAAGGGCGGGACCATCCTCTGTGCGGATTGCATGTCCTCCAATCAGAATAAGGCCCTGAAGGCCGAGCACACCAATCGGCTGAAGGCTGCGTTTGTCAAGGCCCTGCAGCAGGAACAGGAGATAGAGCAGCAGATCCTCCAGCAGGCTGCCGCCCCCGTCTctcacaccccctcctcctctttctcctcctcatccACCTCTCCGTCGGTGAAGGCGGAGCATCTAGTGTCCCAGCAACTGAAACAGGCCCAGGCCCAGGCTAGGGCCTCCTCTCTGCATCACCATCACCAACAGCACAACAGAGGACAGAGCATTGCACGCCACCACTCAACCAACATCAAACAG GGCCAGCTCTCCCGTGGCGGTGTCCCGTCTGTGGGGGTGAGGGGCGCGTCccactctttctcctcctctcagctgcaGAGTGCAGTGGCCGCTGCAGGCTTGGTCAGCCGGCCAGGTAAGCATGCCCATGTGCGCTCGGCTGCCCAGGGTTCAAAGGGCAGCTCCAGTGGGAACAGCAGCAGTGGTAGCGCCCAAGCCACTGCATGGAGGAAGCAGAACAACATCAACACAG gtGTGACCATGGCCTATGTGAACCCCAGCCTGTCAGTCCATAAGACCTCGTCCACAGTGGACGCCCGCCAGAGAGAGTACCTCCTGGACATGATCCCCTCGCGCTCCATCTCCCAGACAGCTAACACGTGGAAATAA
- the LOC110508371 gene encoding transcriptional repressor p66 alpha isoform X4, producing MWQFFSRSRSFLPCVTGQTRGLSEGMSEEAVRQTRSQKRALVREVPPTESDRKKPKLDRAETGAPDQDDESSTKPKPQPETTKDDLDQFKHVVMPEKAPELPKLKLSLVLPSQPAKEPERDRAPKRSDPSLDNWTERNDHSDQVRVKSEVPLDGRNRTVKSEPMVASGMMTATEVKATIKVEVQTREQALDMSTSRGALKREKCSLSPDDDVIVLSANDSCSPPMNGLNHLKELNTDLLMKTSPEDRDRIIKQLKEELRQEEAKLVLLKKLRQSQIQKDTLQKPSVLSGSAAPPSLIRGSITASKGSQQVGSSRSSGTVIPPPLVRGGQQISSKHGSHNSQIIMPPLVRGAQQIQSLRQQQLSGSGSGGSGPPPLLLASRANVPGTQAQRGLIRVGNVNNTSLLVNISQASATNMKGPSMTSQSGNSSVSVVNVNDSPAACQAAAKQALRKQLEKTLLEIPPPKLPTPELNFLPSAANNEFIYLVGLEDVVQNLLDSMMRAKTGKPPVKPSIKEPFTCTQCSTDFTCRWRQDKAKGGTILCADCMSSNQNKALKAEHTNRLKAAFVKALQQEQEIEQQILQQAAAPVSHTPSSSFSSSSTSPSVKAEHLVSQQLKQAQAQARASSLHHHHQQHNRGQSIARHHSTNIKQGQLSRGGVPSVGVRGASHSFSSSQLQSAVAAAGLVSRPGKHAHVRSAAQGSKGSSSGNSSSGSAQATAWRKQNNINTGVTMAYVNPSLSVHKTSSTVDARQREYLLDMIPSRSISQTANTWK from the exons ATGTGGCAGTTTTTTTCCCGAAGCCGTAGCTTCCTGCCGTGCGTCACTGGGCAGACAAGGggcctgagtga GGGGATGTCTGAGGAGGCTGTTCGCCAGACGCGCAGTCAGAAGAGGGCGCTAGTGAGAGAAGTCCCTCCCACTGAGtctgaccgcaagaagcccaaactaGACCGGGCAGAGACTGGAGCTCCAGACCAGGATGATGAGAGCTCAACTAAACCGAAACCACAACCCGAAACCACAAAAGATGACCTAGACCAATTTAAACATGTGGTCATGCCTGAGAAGGCACCAGAACTACCCAAGTTAAAATTATCGCTAGTGTTACCATCCCAACCAGCAAAGGAGCCAGAGCGGGACCGGGCCCCGAAACGGTCAGATCCAAGCTTAGACAACTGGACTGAGAGGAATGACCACAGCGACCAGGTCAGGGTGAAGAGTGAGGTGCCTCTAGATGGGCGGAACAGGACCGTGAAGTCTGAACCGATGGTGGCTAGTGGTATGATGACGGCAACGGAGGTGAAGGCTACCATTAAAGTTGAGGTCCAGACAAGAGAGCAGGCGCTGGACATGAGCACCTCTAGAGG CGCTTTAAAGAGGGAGAAGTGTTCCCTGTCCCCAGACGATGATGTCATTGTCCTGTCGGCTAATGACTCCTGCAGTCCGCCAATGAACGGCTTGAACCACCTCAAGGAGCTGAACACAGACCTACTTATG AAGACCAGTCCAGAGGACAGGGATCGCATCATAAAGCAGTTGAAAGAGGAGCTGAGGCAGGAGGAGGCCAAGCTGGTGCTGCTGAAGAAACTACGACAGAGCCAGATACAGAAGGACACACTGCAGAAG CCATCAGTATTGTCAGGTTCTGCAGCTCCTCCATCTCTGATCCGGGGATCCATTACAGCCAGCAAAGGCTCCCAGCAG GTGGGGTCAAGTAGGAGTTCAGGCACAGTCATTCCTCCTCCTCTGGTGAGGGGCGGGCAGCAGATCTCCTCCAAGCATGGGTCCCACAACTCCCAGATCATCATGCCACCCCTAGTTAGAGGGGCACAG cagatccaGTCTCTCCGGCAGCAGCAACTGTCAGGGTCTGGCTCTGGAGGCTCTGGCCCCCCTCCCCTGCTGCTGGCCTCCAGGGCCAACGTACCCGGCACCCAGGCCCAGAGAGGCCTCATCAGGGTGGGAAACGTCAACAATACCAGCCTGCTGGTCAACATCTCACAG GCCTCCGCAACTAACATGAAGGGTCCTTCTATGACCTCCCAGTCTGGAAACAGCAGTGTGTCTGTGGTCAACGTGAACGACTCTCCTGCTGCCTGTCAGGCCGCAGCTAAGCAAGCCCTGCGTAAGCAGCTGGAGAAGACCCTTCTGGAGATCCCTCCTCCCAAACTTCCCACCCCAGAGCTAAACTTCCTGCCCTCGGCAGCCAACAACGAGTTCATCTACCTGGTGGGCCTGGAGGATGTGGTGCAGAACTTGCTGGACTCCATGATGAGAG CTAAAACAGGGAAGCCCCCGGTCAAGCCCTCCATCAAAGAGCCCTTCACCTGCACCCAGTGCAGCACCGATTTTACCTGCCGTTGGAGGCAAGACAAGGCCAAGGGCGGGACCATCCTCTGTGCGGATTGCATGTCCTCCAATCAGAATAAGGCCCTGAAGGCCGAGCACACCAATCGGCTGAAGGCTGCGTTTGTCAAGGCCCTGCAGCAGGAACAGGAGATAGAGCAGCAGATCCTCCAGCAGGCTGCCGCCCCCGTCTctcacaccccctcctcctctttctcctcctcatccACCTCTCCGTCGGTGAAGGCGGAGCATCTAGTGTCCCAGCAACTGAAACAGGCCCAGGCCCAGGCTAGGGCCTCCTCTCTGCATCACCATCACCAACAGCACAACAGAGGACAGAGCATTGCACGCCACCACTCAACCAACATCAAACAG GGCCAGCTCTCCCGTGGCGGTGTCCCGTCTGTGGGGGTGAGGGGCGCGTCccactctttctcctcctctcagctgcaGAGTGCAGTGGCCGCTGCAGGCTTGGTCAGCCGGCCAGGTAAGCATGCCCATGTGCGCTCGGCTGCCCAGGGTTCAAAGGGCAGCTCCAGTGGGAACAGCAGCAGTGGTAGCGCCCAAGCCACTGCATGGAGGAAGCAGAACAACATCAACACAG gtGTGACCATGGCCTATGTGAACCCCAGCCTGTCAGTCCATAAGACCTCGTCCACAGTGGACGCCCGCCAGAGAGAGTACCTCCTGGACATGATCCCCTCGCGCTCCATCTCCCAGACAGCTAACACGTGGAAATAA